The following proteins are encoded in a genomic region of Micrococcaceae bacterium Sec5.8:
- a CDS encoding NADPH:quinone reductase has translation MKAIVYRATGDPSVLELIDREVRDPGRGEARVRMVVSAVNPTDWKSRRGAKPGEALPFPEVVPNQDGAGVVDAVGPGVKHLHVGDRVWLALAAYQRADGGTAQEFAVVPAERIFPLPENAGFDLGASLGVPAITAHRALTVAEDGPRRLHPGALDGKVVLVAGGAGAVGHAAIQLAKWAGAVVITTVSGPAKAALVRAAGADHVINYRETSAVAEIRRIAPGGVDQIVEVAPAQNAELDLAVIRNRGSVAVYANNGGDLVSLDVRRHFSLNVRYQFVLLYTVGMAAVHAAAEDINAAIADGALPVGEAAGLPLHRFDLAGTAAAHAAVEESIVGKVLIDVSAG, from the coding sequence ATGAAAGCAATCGTGTACCGCGCCACCGGCGATCCGTCTGTTCTTGAGCTCATCGACCGTGAGGTCCGCGATCCGGGGCGCGGGGAGGCGCGTGTACGGATGGTGGTCTCCGCTGTGAACCCCACCGACTGGAAGTCGCGCCGCGGCGCCAAACCGGGTGAGGCGTTGCCCTTCCCGGAGGTCGTGCCGAACCAGGACGGCGCCGGAGTGGTGGACGCCGTCGGGCCCGGTGTCAAGCACCTCCACGTCGGTGACAGGGTCTGGTTGGCCTTGGCAGCTTACCAGCGGGCCGACGGCGGGACAGCCCAGGAGTTCGCCGTCGTGCCGGCCGAGCGGATCTTTCCGCTGCCGGAGAACGCCGGGTTCGACCTCGGCGCAAGCCTGGGCGTTCCTGCGATCACCGCCCACCGCGCCCTGACGGTCGCCGAGGATGGGCCGCGGCGGCTGCACCCGGGGGCCTTGGACGGCAAGGTGGTTCTCGTCGCTGGTGGGGCCGGCGCCGTGGGCCATGCGGCGATTCAGCTCGCTAAGTGGGCCGGCGCGGTTGTGATCACCACCGTGAGCGGACCGGCGAAGGCTGCGCTGGTCAGGGCCGCCGGCGCCGATCACGTCATCAATTATCGGGAAACCAGCGCAGTGGCTGAGATCCGCCGGATAGCTCCCGGGGGCGTCGACCAGATCGTGGAGGTGGCACCCGCGCAGAACGCCGAGCTCGACCTGGCAGTGATCCGCAACCGCGGCTCCGTGGCGGTTTACGCCAACAACGGCGGCGATCTGGTGAGCCTGGATGTGCGCCGGCATTTCAGCCTCAACGTCCGCTACCAGTTCGTGTTGCTTTATACCGTTGGTATGGCGGCGGTGCACGCCGCTGCCGAGGACATCAATGCGGCCATCGCCGATGGCGCTCTTCCGGTGGGAGAGGCCGCAGGCCTGCCGCTGCATCGCTTTGACCTGGCCGGGACGGCTGCGGCCCACGCGGCGGTGGAAGAGAGCATCGTCGGCAAGGTGTTGATCGATGTGTCCGCAGGCTAG
- a CDS encoding cold-shock protein, with protein MATGTVKWFNAEKGFGFIAPEDGSADVFAHYSAIASSGYKSLDENQKVQFDITQGPKGPQAENIQPL; from the coding sequence ATGGCAACAGGTACTGTCAAGTGGTTCAACGCCGAAAAGGGCTTTGGTTTCATCGCCCCCGAGGACGGAAGCGCTGACGTGTTCGCACACTATTCGGCAATCGCCTCCAGCGGATACAAGTCCCTGGACGAGAACCAGAAGGTCCAGTTCGACATCACCCAGGGTCCTAAGGGTCCCCAGGCGGAGAACATCCAGCCGCTGTAG
- a CDS encoding NAD(P)H-binding protein produces MTRICVAGGTGQVGREVVRLAVAQGHSVAALCRNPPHVGSVARAAGAEYFPADVRTGEGLAAALAGADVVIDCLEARSGRAQVNFADGGARLLAAAQDAGVARAVVLSIVNCDRSRFRYYTSKAAKELVFQRSGLETVVLRATQFHSLLATMFAAGSRMRVIPVVKGARFQPIAPSDVAGELLAEALKPASGPRHRERTIGGPEIQDMGELALEWKAATGSHGRLVRMPLPGAMGKYLRAGLNLVPEERHAGETFRGWLAKSADSL; encoded by the coding sequence ATGACTCGGATTTGTGTTGCCGGCGGAACCGGCCAGGTGGGACGGGAAGTTGTGCGGCTGGCGGTGGCGCAAGGCCACTCGGTCGCGGCGCTTTGCAGGAATCCACCGCACGTCGGATCGGTGGCCCGGGCAGCCGGGGCCGAGTACTTCCCGGCGGATGTCCGCACCGGCGAGGGGCTGGCGGCGGCACTGGCAGGGGCCGACGTCGTGATCGACTGTCTGGAGGCGCGTTCCGGACGGGCCCAAGTCAACTTCGCCGACGGCGGCGCACGGCTGCTGGCTGCAGCCCAGGACGCCGGTGTGGCCAGGGCCGTCGTGCTCTCGATCGTCAACTGCGACCGGAGCCGCTTCCGCTACTACACCTCAAAGGCAGCCAAGGAACTCGTCTTTCAACGGTCGGGGCTGGAAACCGTCGTTCTCCGGGCGACACAGTTTCATTCCCTGCTCGCGACAATGTTTGCCGCCGGTTCGAGGATGCGGGTCATCCCCGTGGTCAAAGGTGCCCGGTTCCAGCCGATCGCACCCTCGGACGTCGCCGGGGAGCTGCTGGCAGAGGCCCTGAAGCCGGCGTCGGGACCGCGGCACAGGGAGAGAACCATCGGCGGCCCCGAGATCCAGGACATGGGGGAGCTTGCGCTGGAATGGAAGGCCGCCACCGGCTCCCATGGCCGCTTAGTGAGGATGCCGCTGCCCGGCGCGATGGGAAAATACCTGCGCGCGGGGCTGAACCTGGTGCCGGAGGAACGCCACGCCGGTGAGACTTTCCGCGGCTGGCTGGCAAAGAGCGCAGATAGTTTGTAG
- a CDS encoding GNAT family protein: MAGSFQWPVTLETGDLVLRPIRYRDRREWSEVRSRNSEWLAPWEASNPVPGGGLPDYRQMVRSLKIQAAQGTSLPFLITARTPGFRDPVIVGQLTVSSIVWGSAMMATLGYWVDKDRAGHGIAPTAVALVTDYCFQTLGLHRMEINIRPQNAPSLRVVEKLGFRDEGYRPRFLHINGEWADHRSFALTSEEVPGGLLERWQRGRPA, from the coding sequence GTGGCGGGGAGCTTCCAGTGGCCGGTAACGCTTGAAACCGGCGACCTGGTGTTGCGGCCTATCCGCTACCGGGACCGCAGGGAATGGTCCGAGGTACGCTCGCGCAACAGCGAGTGGCTGGCCCCATGGGAAGCGTCCAACCCTGTCCCCGGGGGCGGCCTTCCCGATTACCGGCAAATGGTGCGGTCCCTGAAGATTCAGGCTGCCCAAGGAACGTCGTTGCCGTTTCTCATCACAGCCAGGACGCCCGGCTTCCGGGACCCTGTGATCGTGGGGCAGTTGACGGTTTCCTCCATCGTGTGGGGCTCGGCCATGATGGCTACCCTGGGCTACTGGGTGGATAAGGACCGTGCCGGACACGGCATTGCCCCCACCGCCGTTGCTTTGGTGACCGACTATTGCTTCCAGACACTGGGACTGCACCGGATGGAAATCAACATCCGTCCGCAAAACGCGCCGAGCCTCCGGGTGGTTGAGAAACTCGGGTTCCGCGACGAAGGCTACCGGCCGCGGTTCCTTCACATAAACGGCGAATGGGCTGACCACAGAAGCTTCGCGTTGACCTCCGAAGAAGTGCCCGGAGGCCTGCTGGAACGGTGGCAGCGGGGCCGCCCCGCGTAG
- the galU gene encoding UTP--glucose-1-phosphate uridylyltransferase GalU, with translation MTTPNAPVRKAVIPAAGLGTRFLPATKAMPKEMLPVVDKPAIQYVVEEAVNVGLSDILMITGRNKRALEDHFDRVPTLEATLEAKGDTAKLESIQAASNLGDIHYVRQGDPMGLGHAVLRAKQHVGYEPFAVLLGDDLIDARDELLSTMIEVQAKTGGSVVALIEVEPSEISAYGCADVQTIAGEDYVQIKHLVEKPDVKDAPSNLAIIGRYVLHPAAFEVLEHTKPGRGGEIQLTDALQELASGEGEGYGVYGVIFRGRRYDTGDKLSYLKACVQLAIDSEDLGPGLREWLPGFAASLAPTLTK, from the coding sequence GTGACTACACCCAACGCTCCCGTCCGCAAGGCCGTCATCCCCGCAGCCGGCCTCGGCACCAGGTTCCTTCCGGCCACCAAGGCCATGCCCAAGGAAATGCTGCCTGTCGTCGACAAGCCCGCCATTCAGTACGTCGTCGAAGAAGCCGTCAACGTTGGGCTGAGCGACATCCTGATGATCACCGGCCGCAACAAGCGCGCCCTGGAGGACCATTTTGACCGCGTCCCCACCCTGGAAGCCACCTTGGAGGCCAAGGGCGACACCGCCAAGCTTGAGTCGATTCAGGCCGCCAGCAACCTCGGCGACATCCACTATGTGCGCCAGGGCGATCCGATGGGTCTCGGCCACGCCGTCCTCCGTGCAAAGCAGCACGTCGGTTACGAGCCGTTCGCCGTCCTCCTGGGCGATGACCTGATCGATGCCCGGGACGAACTCCTCAGCACCATGATCGAGGTCCAGGCCAAGACCGGCGGATCGGTGGTAGCGCTGATCGAGGTTGAGCCGTCTGAAATCAGCGCATACGGCTGTGCGGATGTTCAAACGATTGCCGGCGAGGACTACGTCCAGATCAAGCACCTGGTCGAGAAGCCTGACGTCAAAGATGCCCCGTCCAACCTCGCGATAATTGGCCGGTACGTCCTCCACCCGGCCGCCTTCGAAGTCCTGGAACACACCAAGCCCGGGCGGGGCGGCGAAATTCAGCTCACCGACGCGCTGCAGGAACTGGCCTCCGGTGAAGGTGAAGGGTACGGCGTTTACGGCGTGATCTTCCGCGGCCGCCGCTACGACACCGGCGATAAGCTCAGCTACCTGAAGGCGTGCGTCCAGCTGGCCATCGACAGCGAGGACCTGGGACCCGGCCTGCGGGAATGGCTCCCCGGCTTCGCGGCGAGCCTGGCGCCCACCCTGACCAAGTAG
- a CDS encoding 5-formyltetrahydrofolate cyclo-ligase, producing the protein MASKEEIRASHRARRTALAPAEVEAAGMGIARHGLSWAASLTGGSPGTFAVYLGVGTEPPTFPLLGVLHAAGHRLLLPVCEPGLTLSWVHWTPASEYVRSRYAPILEPAGDRLDTTALRHADGIFLPATALDFSGNRIGQGGGYYDKFLAALGTLLATRAPAPDGGLLAPLPTAAVVYDSEVLSAGSIPAESFDRKVAAALTPSGLLELLDPASGDARPGC; encoded by the coding sequence ATGGCATCGAAAGAAGAGATCCGGGCAAGCCACCGGGCCCGGCGCACTGCCCTGGCGCCGGCCGAGGTAGAGGCCGCCGGCATGGGCATCGCCCGGCACGGTCTCTCCTGGGCTGCGAGCCTGACCGGCGGCAGCCCCGGCACCTTCGCCGTTTACCTGGGCGTGGGCACAGAGCCGCCAACCTTCCCCCTGCTGGGGGTGCTGCATGCGGCGGGGCACCGGCTGCTGCTTCCGGTCTGCGAGCCCGGCCTGACCCTGAGCTGGGTGCACTGGACGCCGGCGTCCGAGTACGTCCGGAGCCGCTACGCACCAATCCTGGAACCTGCGGGGGATCGCCTCGACACCACCGCACTGCGGCACGCGGATGGCATTTTCCTGCCTGCCACCGCTCTTGACTTCTCCGGCAACCGGATCGGCCAGGGTGGCGGCTACTACGACAAGTTCCTGGCGGCGCTGGGCACCCTCCTGGCCACCCGGGCTCCGGCGCCCGACGGCGGTCTGTTGGCGCCGCTGCCCACCGCAGCCGTCGTCTATGACAGCGAGGTGCTGTCCGCCGGGAGCATCCCTGCGGAGTCGTTCGACCGGAAAGTGGCCGCTGCTCTCACCCCGTCAGGGCTACTGGAACTCCTGGACCCGGCATCCGGGGACGCACGGCCGGGATGCTAG
- a CDS encoding FmdB family zinc ribbon protein, translating into MPTYAYACKDCSHAFEIVQSFTDSSLTSCPECHGTLRKKFNSVGVVFKGSGFYRTDSREAKGSTVAPAPAPAATPAPAAVSSSAS; encoded by the coding sequence GTGCCCACCTATGCGTACGCCTGCAAGGACTGCAGCCACGCCTTCGAGATCGTGCAGTCGTTCACCGACAGCTCCCTCACGTCCTGCCCGGAATGCCACGGGACCCTGCGCAAGAAGTTCAACAGCGTGGGTGTGGTCTTCAAGGGGTCTGGTTTTTACCGGACAGACTCCCGCGAAGCTAAAGGCAGCACTGTTGCACCGGCTCCCGCCCCGGCGGCAACGCCTGCGCCCGCCGCCGTTTCTTCTTCCGCCAGCTAA
- a CDS encoding RcpC/CpaB family pilus assembly protein, whose product MVRWLGRNRRLAVALLLCLAAALTVQQLTPAPADSVSAVAAARDLPAGETLSPDDLTLLSVPHALVPAGSSYGSTDALQGQQLAVALRQGQLLSDSQLLGPGLLAGSRPGSAAVPLRMADPASIQLLSPGQLVNVVMTSGDAFDQPASSQVLAAAVPVLWTSGRGSDAGPWAGAGDIDGLLVVAADAEQARRLAGASTQGKLFFVLVPADSG is encoded by the coding sequence ATGGTCCGGTGGCTCGGACGCAACCGGCGGTTGGCGGTGGCGTTGCTGCTGTGCCTCGCAGCAGCTCTCACGGTGCAACAGCTGACCCCGGCTCCCGCTGACAGTGTCTCCGCGGTCGCCGCGGCCAGGGATCTCCCGGCAGGCGAAACCCTCAGTCCGGACGACCTGACACTCCTGAGCGTCCCCCACGCCCTGGTTCCGGCCGGAAGCAGCTATGGCAGCACCGACGCCCTGCAGGGCCAGCAGTTGGCCGTCGCCCTGCGCCAGGGTCAGTTGCTCTCCGATTCCCAGCTCCTTGGCCCCGGACTGCTGGCCGGAAGCCGGCCGGGATCAGCGGCCGTGCCGCTCCGGATGGCGGATCCGGCCTCGATCCAGCTGCTCTCCCCCGGGCAACTCGTCAATGTGGTCATGACGAGCGGCGACGCCTTCGATCAGCCCGCTTCGTCCCAAGTATTGGCCGCAGCCGTTCCGGTGCTGTGGACTTCCGGGCGCGGCAGCGACGCCGGCCCCTGGGCGGGCGCGGGAGATATCGACGGTCTCCTGGTGGTCGCCGCGGACGCCGAGCAGGCCCGTCGTCTCGCCGGCGCGTCCACGCAGGGCAAGCTGTTTTTCGTCCTAGTCCCGGCAGATTCGGGCTAG